Proteins co-encoded in one Phycodurus eques isolate BA_2022a chromosome 21, UOR_Pequ_1.1, whole genome shotgun sequence genomic window:
- the palmdb gene encoding uncharacterized protein palmdb isoform X4: METTERSELEMSSSGEVTVADLTEMEINFNIDSEQISIHADQSDFNDGSSSSNLSTDLVTRAASVSPACPETGVCNDIPIHEEKEAVPFEEGRDELKRNESITSSVSDTLSSAESVYENEAHCKTQGTMEQEQDLEQHRALQKDLDPMRLVETQETSAVEPDTYPAQSMDLQLYLDEEEEPNFCNDDYHNLELDEEGDPEVPGNVCEPPIPEELMLEQNIREDALSDISSESCRYFDPEEVEECLRVEVAAASSDSETDEKWRTIFSSSINKEDDDSYLDSLQLSAQELFVQKVEVIDSEEPDNDHYDEVQLNVPEIEELLEESDTISCSIPPQDGKCISLSLQGLSKISEDENENGKDDSNNYSTQEQYSQNKMSDPNRKLPKDFCVIQETASENVSTEHVDFQLARKQWRAMEEQTKNKVLIPATRLPNFHCSHSCMYTPVRNIERTNRKSQDLENLTLVGDYTNTQFSPCSEDSGLDDSSYRSPNDDFETPVEREIRISMEREEKFRKERGLSCMGKSADTQFSTPSQGIPRSISTPLTPSFIITSSPTKEPSKNEMSPTNVIILDPSSDFNSNPRHGEWCSEDSSSNLIILETSNLIIRSASEFSLNKACEPQEKMFMSNPFFKLRSRSTMSLVDEEIQMVKQREEELRKERANLYGIGRFSDKRMLSNNLGTLSLDNPACLPLKCKSSPSSPMKTPKMDRSTLSCDHRFPDVYTAGRRKSAMALRWEAGEFTKNA; the protein is encoded by the exons ATGGAAACCACTGAGCGATCAGAACTGGAGATGAGCAGCAGTGGGGAGGTCACTGTGGCCGATTTAACCGAGATGGAAATCAATTTCAATATTGATAGCGAGCAAATTAGTATTCATGCAGATCAATCAGATTTCAACGACGGGTCGAGTTCTAGCAACCTCTCAACTGACCTGGTAACCAGAGCAGCCAGTGTGTCGCCCGCCTGCCCTGAGACCGGCGTTTGCAATGACATACCGATCCATGAGGAAAAGGAAGCTGTACCGTTTGAGGAAGGACGTGACGAGCTTAAAAGAAATGAATCCATCACTTCTTCTGTGTCCGACACACTCTCAAGTGCTGAAAGTGTTTATGAAAACGAGGCTCATTGTAAGACACAGGGAACAATGGAACAAGAGCAGGATTTAGAACAGCATCGTGCACTACAGAAAGACTTGGACCCAATGAGGCTCGTTGAAACACAAGAAACATCAGCGGTAGAGCCAGACACATACCCGGCGCAATCTATGGATCTACAATTATACCTGGATGAAGAAGAGGAACCCAATTTTTGCAATGATGACTATCACAATTTGGAGTTAGATGAAGAGGGGGACCCTGAAGTCCCTGGAAATGTTTGTGAGCCACCCATTCCCGAGGAATTGATGCTAGAGCAGAACATTAGAGAAGATGCTTTGTCAGATATATCAAGCGAATCCTGCCGTTATTTTGACCCTGAGGAAGTCGAAGAATGCCTAAGAGTTGAAGTTGCAGCTGCTTCCTCTGATAGTGAGACAGATGAAAAATGGAGAACAATATTTTCCTCTTCTATAAACAAAGAAGATGACGACTCCTATTTGGACAGCCTTCAGTTAAGCGCACAGGAGCTCTTTGTGCAGAAAGTTGAAGTGATCGACTCAGAAGAACCTGATAACGATCACTATGACGAAGTCCAACTTAACGTTCCAGAAATAGAAGAACTGCTGGAAGAGTCAGATACCATATCTTGTTCTATACCACCACAAGATGGTAAATGTATCTCGTTGAGCCTTCAAGGTCTGTCCAAAATCTctgaagatgaaaatgaaaatgggaAAGATGACAGTAATAATTACAGCACTCAAGAACAATACTCCCAGAACAAGATGTCAGATCCAAACAGGAAGCTACCCAAAGACTTCTGCGTGATACAAGAGACAGCGAGTGAGAACGTTAGCACAGAGCATGTTGACTTCCAGTTGGCTCGTAAACAGTGGCGGGCAATGGAagaacaaaccaaaaacaaggTTCTCATACCTGCAACTAGGCTGCCCAATTTCCATTGCAGCCACAGTTGCATGTACACACCGGTCCGAAACATCGAAAGAACAAACAGGAAATCCCAGGACCTGGAAAACCTGACTCTGGTTGGGGATTACACAAACACTCAATTCAGCCCATGCTCAGAAGATTCTGGCTTGGACGATTCCAGCTACAGATCTCCTAATGATGACTTTGAAACACCAGTTGAAAGGGAGATtcgcatatcaatggaaagagaagagaaattCAGAAAGGAGAGGGGTCTGTCCTGTATGGGCAAGTCTGCAGACACTCAGTTTAGCACCCCATCACAAGGAATCCCGAGATCCATAAGCACTCCGCTGACGCCGTCATTCATCATCACCTCATCTCCCACAAAGGAACCatcaaaaaatgaaatgtccCCAACAAATGTTATCATTCTTGACCCAAGTAGTGATTTCAATTCCAATCCCAGGCATGGCGAATGGTGCTCTGAGGACAGCAGCTCTAATCTTATCATTTTAGAGACATCCAATCTGATTATTCGCAGTGCCTCAGAGTTCTCGCTCAACAAAGCCTGTGAGCCCCAGGAGAAAATGTTCATGAGCAACCCCTTTTTCAAGCTCCGTTCAAGAAGCACAATGTCGCTGGTGGATGAGGAGATACAAATGGTGAAGCAAAGGGAGGAAGAGCTGAGAAAAGAGAGGGCAAATCTTTATGGCATAGGCAGGTTCAGTGATAAAAGGATGCTGTCAAACAACTTGGGTACTTTGTCATTGGATAATCCAG cttgtttGCCATTGAAGTGCAAGTCCTCGCCATCATCACCAATGAAAACCCCCAAGATGGATCGTTCGACTTTATCCTGCGACCACAGA TTTCCAGACGTCTACACCGCAGGAAGACGCAAGAGTGCCATGGCTCTGCGCTGGGAGGCAGGCGAGTTCACTAAAAATGCCTAA
- the palmdb gene encoding uncharacterized protein palmdb isoform X3: protein MQISTQRATSETEGSDGQELNKDRSSSENYDFDVVTMETTERSELEMSSSGEVTVADLTEMEINFNIDSEQISIHADQSDFNDGSSSSNLSTDLVTRAASVSPACPETGVCNDIPIHEEKEAVPFEEGRDELKRNESITSSVSDTLSSAESVYENEAHCKTQGTMEQEQDLEQHRALQKDLDPMRLVETQETSAVEPDTYPAQSMDLQLYLDEEEEPNFCNDDYHNLELDEEGDPEVPGNVCEPPIPEELMLEQNIREDALSDISSESCRYFDPEEVEECLRVEVAAASSDSETDEKWRTIFSSSINKEDDDSYLDSLQLSAQELFVQKVEVIDSEEPDNDHYDEVQLNVPEIEELLEESDTISCSIPPQDGKCISLSLQGLSKISEDENENGKDDSNNYSTQEQYSQNKMSDPNRKLPKDFCVIQETASENVSTEHVDFQLARKQWRAMEEQTKNKVLIPATRLPNFHCSHSCMYTPVRNIERTNRKSQDLENLTLVGDYTNTQFSPCSEDSGLDDSSYRSPNDDFETPVEREIRISMEREEKFRKERGLSCMGKSADTQFSTPSQGIPRSISTPLTPSFIITSSPTKEPSKNEMSPTNVIILDPSSDFNSNPRHGEWCSEDSSSNLIILETSNLIIRSASEFSLNKACEPQEKMFMSNPFFKLRSRSTMSLVDEEIQMVKQREEELRKERANLYGIGRFSDKRMLSNNLGTLSLDNPACLPLKCKSSPSSPMKTPKMDRSTLSCDHRFPDVYTAGRRKSAMALRWEAGEFTKNA, encoded by the exons AGAGCTACTTCAGAGACTGAAGGATCAGATGGCCAAGAACTGAACAAAGATCGCAGCAGTTCGGAGAATTACGACTTTGACGTTGTCACTATGGAAACCACTGAGCGATCAGAACTGGAGATGAGCAGCAGTGGGGAGGTCACTGTGGCCGATTTAACCGAGATGGAAATCAATTTCAATATTGATAGCGAGCAAATTAGTATTCATGCAGATCAATCAGATTTCAACGACGGGTCGAGTTCTAGCAACCTCTCAACTGACCTGGTAACCAGAGCAGCCAGTGTGTCGCCCGCCTGCCCTGAGACCGGCGTTTGCAATGACATACCGATCCATGAGGAAAAGGAAGCTGTACCGTTTGAGGAAGGACGTGACGAGCTTAAAAGAAATGAATCCATCACTTCTTCTGTGTCCGACACACTCTCAAGTGCTGAAAGTGTTTATGAAAACGAGGCTCATTGTAAGACACAGGGAACAATGGAACAAGAGCAGGATTTAGAACAGCATCGTGCACTACAGAAAGACTTGGACCCAATGAGGCTCGTTGAAACACAAGAAACATCAGCGGTAGAGCCAGACACATACCCGGCGCAATCTATGGATCTACAATTATACCTGGATGAAGAAGAGGAACCCAATTTTTGCAATGATGACTATCACAATTTGGAGTTAGATGAAGAGGGGGACCCTGAAGTCCCTGGAAATGTTTGTGAGCCACCCATTCCCGAGGAATTGATGCTAGAGCAGAACATTAGAGAAGATGCTTTGTCAGATATATCAAGCGAATCCTGCCGTTATTTTGACCCTGAGGAAGTCGAAGAATGCCTAAGAGTTGAAGTTGCAGCTGCTTCCTCTGATAGTGAGACAGATGAAAAATGGAGAACAATATTTTCCTCTTCTATAAACAAAGAAGATGACGACTCCTATTTGGACAGCCTTCAGTTAAGCGCACAGGAGCTCTTTGTGCAGAAAGTTGAAGTGATCGACTCAGAAGAACCTGATAACGATCACTATGACGAAGTCCAACTTAACGTTCCAGAAATAGAAGAACTGCTGGAAGAGTCAGATACCATATCTTGTTCTATACCACCACAAGATGGTAAATGTATCTCGTTGAGCCTTCAAGGTCTGTCCAAAATCTctgaagatgaaaatgaaaatgggaAAGATGACAGTAATAATTACAGCACTCAAGAACAATACTCCCAGAACAAGATGTCAGATCCAAACAGGAAGCTACCCAAAGACTTCTGCGTGATACAAGAGACAGCGAGTGAGAACGTTAGCACAGAGCATGTTGACTTCCAGTTGGCTCGTAAACAGTGGCGGGCAATGGAagaacaaaccaaaaacaaggTTCTCATACCTGCAACTAGGCTGCCCAATTTCCATTGCAGCCACAGTTGCATGTACACACCGGTCCGAAACATCGAAAGAACAAACAGGAAATCCCAGGACCTGGAAAACCTGACTCTGGTTGGGGATTACACAAACACTCAATTCAGCCCATGCTCAGAAGATTCTGGCTTGGACGATTCCAGCTACAGATCTCCTAATGATGACTTTGAAACACCAGTTGAAAGGGAGATtcgcatatcaatggaaagagaagagaaattCAGAAAGGAGAGGGGTCTGTCCTGTATGGGCAAGTCTGCAGACACTCAGTTTAGCACCCCATCACAAGGAATCCCGAGATCCATAAGCACTCCGCTGACGCCGTCATTCATCATCACCTCATCTCCCACAAAGGAACCatcaaaaaatgaaatgtccCCAACAAATGTTATCATTCTTGACCCAAGTAGTGATTTCAATTCCAATCCCAGGCATGGCGAATGGTGCTCTGAGGACAGCAGCTCTAATCTTATCATTTTAGAGACATCCAATCTGATTATTCGCAGTGCCTCAGAGTTCTCGCTCAACAAAGCCTGTGAGCCCCAGGAGAAAATGTTCATGAGCAACCCCTTTTTCAAGCTCCGTTCAAGAAGCACAATGTCGCTGGTGGATGAGGAGATACAAATGGTGAAGCAAAGGGAGGAAGAGCTGAGAAAAGAGAGGGCAAATCTTTATGGCATAGGCAGGTTCAGTGATAAAAGGATGCTGTCAAACAACTTGGGTACTTTGTCATTGGATAATCCAG cttgtttGCCATTGAAGTGCAAGTCCTCGCCATCATCACCAATGAAAACCCCCAAGATGGATCGTTCGACTTTATCCTGCGACCACAGA TTTCCAGACGTCTACACCGCAGGAAGACGCAAGAGTGCCATGGCTCTGCGCTGGGAGGCAGGCGAGTTCACTAAAAATGCCTAA